Below is a window of Paraburkholderia azotifigens DNA.
GGCGAATTTTACCGGCAGCTCGAATGGATGGGCCTGCAGCGGCACATCAAGGTGCTGGGCCTGTTCTGCCGGATCAACTATCGCGACAGCAAGCCGCATTACATGGCGGACCTGCCGCGTTTCATCGGCTATGCACGCAAGGTGTGCGAGCGCTACCGGCCGCTCGTGCCGTTTGCAAAACTGCTCGATGACCTGGAAGGCCGCGCGGCTGAAGTCGGCTACACGTTCTGACGGGTGAAGCACTTGAACAAAGCGATGATCTTCGCCGCAGGACGCGGCGACCGGATGCGGCCTCTGACGGACACGTGTCCGAAGCCGCTGTTGAAAGTGGGCGGGAAGGCGCTGATCGAATGGCAGATCGAGAGGCTCGCGCGCGCGGGATTCACGACGATCGTGATCAATCATGCGTGGCTTGGCGAGCAGTTCGAAGCTGCCCTCGGCGATGGCTCGCGGTATGGCGTTTCTTTGCGGTACTCCGCGGAGCGCGATGCGCTCGAGACGGCGGGCGGCATTGCACAGGCGTTGCCGTTGCTGGAGGACGCCGGCAGGCCGGAAGTGTTTGTCGCCGTCGCCGGCGATGTGTATGCCGATTTTGATTATTCTGTCTTGCGGGCTGAAGGCGCTCGTTTGGCGGCTATGGATGAGCCAGGGATGCATCTCCTGATGGTGCCGAATCCTTCGTTTCATCCTGATGGGGATTTTGTTCTGGCTAGCGACGGGCGTTTGTCTTTAGAAGGCGCTCCCCGGTATACGTTCGGCAGCATCGGCGTGTATGACACGCGGATGTTTCTGGATATTGCCGCTGGGACGCGGCGGGCGCTTACTCCCTACTATCGCGAAACGATTGCGCTTGGGCGCGCGACCGGTGTTCTCCATGAAGGGCTTTGGGAGAATGTTGGGACGCCTGCGCAGCTTCATGCGCTTGATGATGCCCTCACGTTGTAGGGCTACGTTTGCGGTGGCATCCGCGGTTTCGCATCGGTGCTTCGGGCGTTGCCCCTGTGCGGGGCGGCACTTACTTTCTTTGCCGCCGCAAAGAAAGTAAGGGAAGGTCTGAACAACCCGTTTTCTGCCTGGGATCTCTAACTGGCACGCGCGCAGTGGAATTCGCGTCCTCATTCACGCTGTGTTGAACCGATGCCGGTCGCATCTTGCGCATGGACGCTGCGCCTTTGGGGGGCGTCTTCGCCCTTCATTTCGCTTTACCGAGCACCCCGCGAGCCAGCCAGAGATTGATCAGCGCGAACTGCGTTTCGATCTGCGCCGTGTTTTTCGCCAGTCCCCGATACCGCGCCTTCAGATAGCCGAACTGACATTTGAGCACCCGAAACGGGTGCTCAACCTTCGCCCGCACGCCCGCCTTGAGCCGCTCGACTTTCTCGTAGATTCTGTCCAGCCGCTTGCTTTTGTCCAGCTTTCTTCGCTTGCTCGGCCTCATCGCCACGTGCCACTGGACCGCCCCCGTTTCGCCTCGCTTCTCGATGCCCACGTAGCCCGCATCGGCAAACGCAACCTGCTCGTCGCCGTGCAACAGTTCATGCGCCACCGTGACGTCGTGAACATTCGCCGGCGTGCACTTCACGGTATGCACCAGCCCCGACTCCACATCGACTCCGATGTGCGCCTTCATACCGAAGTACCAGCTGCCGCCCTTTTGCGTCTGGCTCATCTCGGGGTCTCGCGTGCCAGCCTTCTTCGTCGAACTGGGTGCCGAAATCAGCGTTGCGTCGACCGCCGAGCCCACCTTGAGCATCAGGCCCTTCGCCTGCAGGATCTCGTTGACCGTCGCCAGCATTCTGGCCGACAGCTCATGGGCCTCAAGCAGGTGCCGGAATCGCAGGATCGTGCTCTCGTCAGGCAGCCGCGTCATACCCGTGCCCAGCAGCGCGAACTCCCGGTACAGCGGGATGTCGTGCAGCGCCTCCTCCATCGCCGGGTCCGAGAGACTGAACCATTGCTGCAGAAAGTGAATGCGAAGCATCGTCTGGATCGGAAACGGCGGGCGGCCAGTCTTGCCTTTCGGATAGTGCGGTTCGATGAGCGCAATCAGCTTCTGCCACGGCACCACGCGCGTCATCTCATCGAGAAACTCGCGCTTACGGGTGCGCTTCGTCGACAGATCCAGACCAAGACCAAGTTGTGTCATCACGCCACTCCATGAATTCTCCTGATCCCAGGATAGTCCAACCTCACGTCAACGCCAGGACTTTTGCAGAGATTCCTAAGCAAAGAAAGCGGGCTAACACCGCCAGTACTGGTCATTGCCTGCGGGCCCTCAACGGGTCCCGCACTCCAGACGGCATCGCACTTTTCCAAGCGTGTTGCCAGCGCATTGAACAAACGCATCACCCACTCCAGTCACCCGTAGCGCAGCCAGCGGCAGCGAACCGTCTGCGCCGCCCAGGTGGCAAACTGTGTGTAGCTTGTCGCACCTTACGCGTTGGCGCTCCTACGACACCGATCCCGCTTTTCAGTCCGGAGTGGTGCACTTTCGTCGCGACTGCCTACACACCGTTTGCCACCTGGGCGGCGGTTGATGTTTGGTAACGCGATTCGTGATGTTGGAATGTGAAGTGGGTGAGGCATGCGGTTAGCACGCTGGCAACGCACAGGGAATAGTGCGTTGTCGTCTGGAGTGCGGGACCCGTGGGGGGCCCGCAGGCAGACACAAGGATTGGCGGGGTTAGCCCGCTTTCTTTGCTTACTTTCTTTGCGGCGGCAAAGAAAGTAAGTGCCGCCCCGCACAGGGGCAACGCCTGAAGCACCGATGCGAAAACGCGGATGCCAGCAACAAACCAAAACAAAACAAACCAAACCTACTCAACCTCACCAGCATGCGCAGCCCCAGCCCTCTCCTGCTGCAAGGCCCACATCTGTGCAAAAAGCCCACCGTCCTGTAAGAGAGCAGCAAAAGTCCCACGCTCAACGATGCGCCCCTTATCCATGACGATGATCTGCTGGGCATGCACAACCGTCGACAGCCGATGCGCAATGATCAACGTCGTCCGCTCTCGCGCGATCTGATCCAACTCGTGCTGGATCGCGCGCTCGGAACGCGAATCAAGCGCCGACGTCGCTTCGTCGAACAGCAGCACAGGCGGATTCTTCAGCAAGGTCCGCGCAATCGCGACGCGCTGCTTCTCGCCGCCCGACAGCTTCAACCCGCGCTCGCCGACAGGCGTTTCATAGCCCTTCGGCAAGCTCTCGATGAACTCGTGAATATGCGCCGCGCGCGCCGCCGCGATCACTTCTTCGCGCGTCGCTGTCGGAAGCCCATACGCGATGTTGTAGTAGATCGTGTCGTTGAAGAGCACCGTGTCCTGCGGCACGATGCCGATCGACGCGCGCAGCGAATCCTGCGTAACGTCGCGAATATCCTGCCCGTCGATACGTATCGCGCCGCCCGTCGCGCGATCGAGATCGTAGAAGCGAAACAGCAGGCGCGCGAGTGTCGATTTGCCGGAGCCGCTGTGGCCGACTACTGCCGTCGTCGTGCCCGCGGCAATCGTGAAGCTCACGTCGTGCAGAATCGGACGCGACGGCTCATACGCGAAGCTCACATG
It encodes the following:
- the murU gene encoding N-acetylmuramate alpha-1-phosphate uridylyltransferase MurU, with amino-acid sequence MIFAAGRGDRMRPLTDTCPKPLLKVGGKALIEWQIERLARAGFTTIVINHAWLGEQFEAALGDGSRYGVSLRYSAERDALETAGGIAQALPLLEDAGRPEVFVAVAGDVYADFDYSVLRAEGARLAAMDEPGMHLLMVPNPSFHPDGDFVLASDGRLSLEGAPRYTFGSIGVYDTRMFLDIAAGTRRALTPYYRETIALGRATGVLHEGLWENVGTPAQLHALDDALTL
- a CDS encoding IS5 family transposase, giving the protein MTQLGLGLDLSTKRTRKREFLDEMTRVVPWQKLIALIEPHYPKGKTGRPPFPIQTMLRIHFLQQWFSLSDPAMEEALHDIPLYREFALLGTGMTRLPDESTILRFRHLLEAHELSARMLATVNEILQAKGLMLKVGSAVDATLISAPSSTKKAGTRDPEMSQTQKGGSWYFGMKAHIGVDVESGLVHTVKCTPANVHDVTVAHELLHGDEQVAFADAGYVGIEKRGETGAVQWHVAMRPSKRRKLDKSKRLDRIYEKVERLKAGVRAKVEHPFRVLKCQFGYLKARYRGLAKNTAQIETQFALINLWLARGVLGKAK